The segment CCATGGGGTTCGTGTAGTTGAGCATCCAGGCGTCGGGGCAGACCTTTTCCATGTCGCGGGCGAAGTCGAGCATGACAGGGATGGTGCGGAGCGCGCGGAAGATGCCGCCGATGCCGAGCGTGTCGGCGATGGTCTGCCGCAGGCCGTACTTCTTCGGCACCTCGAAGTCAATGACGGTGCTCGGCTCGTAGCCGCCCACCTGGATGGCGTTGATCACGTAGTGGGCGCCCTTGAGGGCCTTGCGGCGGTTCTCGACGCCCAGGTGCGCGGTGATCTTCGCGCGGCCCGCGTTGATGTTGGCGTTGAGGGTGTCGAGCATGAGCTTCGACTCCTCGAGCCGCGTGGCGTCAATGTCGTAGAGCGCGATATGCGAGTCGCGCAGCGACTCGGTCAGCATCGCATCGCCGAGGACGTTCTTGGCGAAGATCGTACTGCCTGCGCCCATGAAAGTGATCTTCGGCATCCCACGGACTCCTTCGAAACGGGGGTGGACGGCTGCTCAAGGGCGTCCAGGATAGCCGAGAGCGGCGGAAAAGACAAGTGTTGACAGGCCTTTGCCGCGGGGGTATCCTCTGGGCATGTCTCGCGCCGCGCGTCTGGCGAAGCTGCTGCTGTCGGTGGCCGGCCTCGTGCTGGGCGGCGAGGGCGCGCCCGAGGCGAAAGCGCCCCCGGCGCCCTCGTTCCCGCCCGTGTCGGGGCTGGAGGCCCTGCGCGGCGGCCTGCGGCCTCTGCCCGACGGGCGGGTGGAGCTGTACTACGACGGGTCCGACCCGGCGCAACTCGGCGACTGGCGCGTCGAGGCGGGCCCGGCGCCGCAGATGGCCGAGGGCGAGCTGCGCCTCGGCTCGGACGAGAGCCACACGCTGCGGCACGTGATGGACTTTCTGGGCGCGGTGGACGTTGCGGGCGCGTGCCGCATCGTGGAGCCGCTCGGCAGCCACGGGCATTGCTCGGTGGCCCTGCACGCCGGCCCGGGGCGCGGCTACTGGCTGAACCTGCGCGAGTGGCACCCGGAACTCTACCGCGAGGACGGACAGGCCGCCGTGCTGGCCGCAGCCGAGGCCCGGCTGCGCCAGGGCCTTACCCACACGTTTCACGTGGCGCGCGCAGGCAACCAGTTGCGCGCGTGGCTCGGCCAGGGGGTGCGGCTGCGCGCGCCCGACAGCGCCTACCACCAGGGCTCGGTGCTGCTCCGGGCCTGGCGCGTGCGGGCGGGGTTCCGCGGCCTGTGGCTGATGGGCCGGCCCGACCCGCAGTGGCTGGCCGCCAACCCGGGCGTGGCAGGCCAGCTCGAGGCCCTGCGCCTCTACCACGGCGGCGTGGCCGCGGTGCAGCCGCTCTGGGCGAGCGGGCAGCGCGCCGAGGCCCTTGCCAGGGCGAAGGCGCTCGCTGCCGAAGAACCGTTTGCCAAGGCGCCCGCCGCTGCGAAGTGGCTCGTGGAGGATGCCCAGGCCGTGGCCGACTTCTGGCAGGCCGTCGAGACGGCCCTCGCCCGTCTCAAGCCGGGCGACGCGCTTCAGGCAGAGGGCGCCCAGGCCACGTTCCAGAGGTACGAGCAGGGCCTGCTCATCGTGCGGGCCGGCGGCGCCGACGTGCCGAAGAAGCCTGCCAGCCTTGCCGACGGCGAGCTTCTCGCCCTGGCCGCCCGCGTGCGGCAGGCCGAGGGGGGGCGCGATCACCTCGCCCTGGCGCTCCCGCGGCTGGGCGGCGACGGGGCCGACGCGGCCGCGGCGCTCGCGGAGCTCGAGCTGGCCCGGAAGGCGGGAGCGGATGTCGCCCGCCATCGCGGCCTGTTGATCCCACGGCCGCCGACGGCCGAGAAGAGCGGCCTGCCGTCGCCGGCAGCCGGGCCGCGGGTGGCCTACGAGGGCAAGCCGCTCTACATCGAGGCCGAGGCGGCGGTCGCGCGGGTCGGCGCGATGGAGGTGGGGCGCGACGAGGCCGCCTCCGGCGGGCGCTTCGTGTGGGAGCCGCCCGATGAGGACGGCGGCCAGTACGGCAAGCCGTCGTCGCGGGTCGTGTTCCACGTGCTCGCGAACGAGCCCGCCACCGTCTACCTGTGGGCGCGGGTGCGGCCGCCCTCGTCCAGCGCCAACTCCTTCTTCGTCGCCGTGGCGCCCGAGGGGGTGGAGAGCCCGAGCCTGAAGGCGTGGCACCTCGCCCCAAAGGCCGGGTGGCACTGGGAGCCGTTCAACCTGGCTTCGGCCGTGGACGAGGGCAGCACGAGGCCCAGCCCGGTGCCGCTTCAGCCGGGGGTGAATGCTCTCGTCTTCGCGGTGCGTGAGCGCGCGGTGGGCCTCGACAGGCTCTACCTCAGCAATGGCCCCGAGCCGCCGAGTCAGTAGGAAAGAACTGCCTGTAGGGGGTTTCCCCCCAGGCCCTGGGTGAGATTTCCCGGGAGGGCGGGGGTGCGGGGGAGGGAGCCCCTCTCGAAAGAGGGGTTCCCTCCCCCGCAGGCTCGCGCCAGAATCTCATCGCTCTTCTGTCATGCGTCGAAGAATGTCCCAGAAGGCCCCGCGGGCGCCTGCGCGGATGGCCGCGGAGAGGGTGGAGTTGTCGTTGTAGTTGTAGTTCGCGGCGCTCTCGCCGCCGGAGGGGAAGAGGAATCGCTCATCGCCTGCGATGAGGCGGCGGACGTAGTCGTGAGCGTCCGGGCCGAGGGCCGGCTCGAGGTAGTAGGCGGGGCGCAGCAGGCCCTCCTCGTCGTCGCCTCGGCCCAGCCAACGGGCGAGGGGGGTGCCGGGATAGAGGCGCACGCCCAGGCTCGTGCCGACGCGCGAGGGGTTCATCTCCTTGAGCGCCTCGATGCAGGCGCGGAGTGTGTCGCGCGTCTCGCCCGGCCCGCCGAGCAGGAGGTCGAACATGAAGGGGATGGCGTGGCGGTGGCACGCGGCGGCGGCCCGGCGCAGATCGTCGAGCGTGTGGGTGCGGCCCAGGGTGGCGAGCATGCGCGCGTCGGTGTGGTCGGCGGTGAAGTCCACCCCCGCGCAGCCGGCCCGGGCCATGGCGGCGGCGAGTTCGTCGTCGAAGCCGTCGGGCACGGCATAGGCGTACCAACGGATGCGGCAGCCGAGGCCGCGGCGGGCCATCTCGGCGCACACGGCCAGGGCGTGGTCGCGCGGCACGTTGAACTCGGCGTCGCAGGTGTGAAACACGTCTACGCCCTGCTGCCGCACCAGGCTCTCCAGTTCATCGGCGACCTGGGCGGGCGTGCGGGCGACGAGTCGTGTGCCCTTGGCCACGGGGTCGGCGCAGTAGGTGCAGGCGCGGGGGCAGCCGCGCTTGGTCTCGAAGCCCACCTGGCCGCCCTCGGCGAGGTAGCGGGGGTTGTCCACCACGTCGCGGCGCCAGACGGGCATGGCCGCGAGGTCGTGGCGGAAGGGCGGGTTGTCGCAGGCGACGCGCCCGTTGCGGCGGGCGAGGAGGCCGGGCACGTCGTCCACGGGCGCGCCGTGGGCGAGGCCGTGGGCGAGGCGGCGGAGGGGCTCCTCGCCCTCGCCGCGGATGGCGTAGTCGGCCTCGCAGAAGGCGAGCGCGGCGTGGGGGAAGATCGAGAAGCCCACGCCCCCGAGCACGATGGGCGCATCGGTGGCCGCGCGGATGCGGCCGATGAGCGCCCTCGTGCGGGCGAGGCAGAAGTCGCGGCTCGCGGCGAACGAGTCGTCCACGTTCCGCACGCTCACGGCCACGAGCAGCCACTCGCGGCGGCGGAGCGTCGCGTCAATGGCCGCCTCGGGCGAGGGCGCGAAGGCCAGGTCGAGCAGTTCGACGTCGAACCCTGCATCGCGCAGGTGCTGGCCGATGTGGTCGAGGCCCACCGGCGTCACGGGAGGCCTCATCAGGTTGGGGTTGACGAGGAGGACGGGGCGCATCACGGCTTCCGCTTGTTCTCGAACCAGGCCGGGCCGCCCCACTTGCCGGTCACGACCACGTCCAGGTCGCCGTCGCCGTCGAGGTCCACCGCGTGGATTTCCATGCCGGAGCCGACGCCTTCGTTGTAGGAGAGCACGTGCTTAGCCCAAGTGGGCGATGGCCCGGGGCGGAACTCGTACCAGTAGACGCCGAGGGGGCCGAACTCGTCGGGGTCGCCGCCGTTGTGGGCCATGAAGCGCTTGCCCGTCACGAGGTCGAGGTCGCCATCGCCGTCCAGGTCGGCCAGGGCGAGGCTGTGGGGCTGCGACCAGGTGTCGTCAATGACGTGCTGCTTCCACGAGACGGCCGCGCCCTCCTTGACCTGCTGGTACCAGAAGATGCCGTGCTTGTGGGCGTTGGAGGTCACCACGTCGTTCAGGCCGTCGCCATTGACGTCGTGGACGAGGATTTGCGGGGTGTGGTCGGCCTTGCCGTCCCTGGCGCCGAGCGCCCAGGGGTGCTCGGTCCACTGGCCTTTGCGGGGATCGGCGGGGGCCTCGAACCAGGCGTCGGGGCGGAGCACGTCGGGGCGCTTGTCGCCATTGATGTCGCCCACGCCTGCCCCGAAGTTCATCGGCTTGGGCGAGATGACGTGCTTGACCAGGCCGCGCTTGCCCGAGGCCAGGATGCCGACTTCGTACCACACGGTCGGCTGCGTGTGGGCGAGGATTTCGTGGGCCTTGCCGTCGCCGTCAACGTCGGCGAGGTCGCCGCACTCGAAGTTGCCGGCCTTGTCGGCGACCTCCTCGGGCCACTCGCCCGCGGCGCCGAGGGTGTTGCGGCTCCAGGTGACGCTCGTGGAGAACCAACCGCACGACACCACGTCGGGCTTGCCGTCGCCGTCCACGTCGAGCGGCAGGTTCATGAAGTCGTCGGCGTAGCCCTTGCCCTTGTCGTCCACCGTGCCGCGGACGGAGCGCACCTTGAGGGGCTTGAAGTCGGGCGCGAGATAGAGGAACGGGCCGGCCACGATATCGAGCTTGCCGTCGCCATTGAAGTCCGCCACCCCACACGCCTCGGTGCGCACGTTGCCGATTCGATGCAGCACAAACTTGATCGGCGATTCCGTCGCCCCCTTGGCCTCCGGCGGCCCCTCCCCCGCCACCGCGCCGCAGAACCACAATGCCAGCACAAACACAGCCTGTAGTCTCATCGCCATCCCGTCCTCAACGTGATTCATGGGTCCGGCAGCGCTATGCGCCCAGCTTCTTCTTGCGCTCCTGCCCGAGGGCATCGGCGGCGAACATGGCGTCCACGACGCCTTCGGAGGTGACCTCGAAGGCGTGGCTGGCGCACAGGGAGCCGGGGCCGGCGCAGGCGTCGCCGATCAGCTTGAAGCGCTCGCGCGCGGCGCCCGCCAGGCCCAGGTCGCCCAGCGTCACGGGCAGGCCCACCGCGATGCACCAGTCCACGATGGTGTAGAGGTCCTCGGTCCGCACGTCGGGGTCCATGCAAAGCTGGCTGGCGACGCCGAAGGCGACCTTTTCGCCGTGCATCATGCCGAGCGCCCTGCACTCGGGGTAGCCGGTGAGCAGGTTGCCGATCATGTGGGCGGTGGCGAGGCCGCCGCTCTCGAAGCCGAGGCCGGAGTGGAGGACGTTGGTCTCGATGACCTTCTCGACGGCGGGGGTAACGACGTGGAGCTCGGCGGCCCGCCGGGCCTCGACGCCGAACTCCAGGAGCGTGTCGTAGCACAGGCGCGCGAGGGCCACAGCGGCCAGGGTGGGCGTGCCGCCGCCCAGGTTGAGCACCTTGCGGGTGCGCATGGCGGCCTGGGTCTCCACCCAGGTCGAGAGCGCGTCGCCCATGCCGGCCACCAGGGCGCGCACCGGGGCGTTGGCGATCACCTGGGTGTCCACCATCACGATGTCGGGGTTGAAGGGCCAGCAGTCGAAGCCCATGAAGTCGCCCTTCTCGCTGTACCACACGGTGGCGGCGCTGGTGGGCGAGTCGTTGGAGGCGATGGTGGGGCAGGTGATCATGCCGAGCTTGCCCTGGACGGCGACCGCTTTCGCGGTGTCGAGGGTCTTGCCGCCGCCGATGCCGACCGACACGTCGGCGCCCTTCTCCCGGGCGATGGCGAGCACGCGGGCCGCCTCGGCCTTCGTCGTTTCGCCCCGGAACTCGACGTCCACAACCTCGAGCCTGGCGTCCTTGAGGCTCTGGAGCACGGTCTCGCCGACGGCGGCCTTGACGCGCGGGTCCCACAGCACGAGGGGCTTCTTGCCCACCAGGCCGATGTAGCGGCCCGCCTCGGCCAGCACGTTGCGGCCCTGGACGTACTTGCGCGGCGCGATGAGGACGGATTTCATGTCACTGGGCCTCCTTTGCCTTCAGGACGGGTTGGGCGGCGGCCCCCGAGGCCGCGTTGTGCCGGGCGCGTTCGGCCATGGCGTTGCCCTGGGCGAGCACCACGACGCCGAGGATGAGCACCACGATGGCCGCGACGATCCACTACACGCTCCGCTTGCTGGCGCCCTTCCACTCGCCGGTGCGGAAGCCGTGCAGGTTGCCGATGATGATGGCGAAGGACATGAAGGCGGGATAGCCGACGGGCACGCCCAGCGAGCCCAGGCGGCCCCAGCCGAGGGCGAAGAAGAACACGGCGGCGTCGTGCAGCAGCGCCATGGCGAAGGCCAGGCACAGCGTGCGCCCGACGCCCGGCTGGAACAGGTGGCCCCAGGTCTTGTTCTTCGTGAGCTTGCAGGCGCAGTAGCCGCAGGCCGAGAGCACGCCGCCCCACAGGATCAGGCAGGTGACGGCCCAGGCCACGGCGACGCCCTTGTTGCCGGCGGCCTCGGCGGCCTTGGCCACCGGCCCGGCGTAGCCCGACGCCACGGCCCAGCACGCGCACAGCACGCCCGAGACGACGCCGACGAGGACTCCGATGAGCATCCTGGGCCTCTGGGCCCCGGCGGTCTCGTCGGGCGTGGCGGCGGCCTTGGCGCTGGCCTCCTTGAGCATGGCCGCCCGCGCGGCCACGATGACGCCGACCACGCACACCCCCACGCCCGCCAGGATCACGGCCCCGTGCTCGGTCGCCATGTCCTTCGGGTTGAAGAGGGCCATGGGCAGGAGCGACCCCGTGACGATCTGTGCGCCGTAGTTGAGCGCGTAGGCCAGGGACAGGCCGATGAAGGCGAAGCTCAGGCCCAGCGTCATCGAGCCCAGGCCCCACAGGAAGCCGAAGATCAGCACGGGCAGCAGCTTCGCCATCGCCACGTTGCCGTAGACGCCGAAGAAGTCCTCCACCACGGCCGGCCCGACCACCACCGGCAGCAGCACGGTGACGAAGAAGAAGAACGGCCCCCACAGCACCTCCCAGGGCGTGTCTTTCCTCACGAACTTGCTGGGCAGGCCGAACGACCCGCCGCACGCCGCGCCGAGGAACAGGAAGAGAAAGCCCAGCCAGATCTCCATCGTGCGTGCTCCTTAGTCAGGAGGCTCCGGATCATCCATCGGACGGGTCGGGCCGGCCCGACGGGTTCCACGTCGCATGGGGCCTCACCCCAGCTTGCGCAACCGCGCGTGAATGCCCTTGAGGGCTGGGTACAACTGCTCGAACGTCGCATACCACTCGGCGTACTGCGCCGTGAGCGCCGCGTTCGGCTCATAGACGCGGCCGGGACGGGCCACGTGGTCGTAGGCGTCCTGCTCGTCGCGGTAGAGGCCGACGCCGATGCCGGCGAGAATGGCGGCGCCCAGGGGGGTGGCCTCCTCGAGCTCGGGCGTCTCGATCGGCTTGCCCGCCACGTCGGCCTTGTTCTGCATGGCGAAGCGGTTCTTCGTGCCCCCGCCCACGGCCACCAGCGACTCCGCCTTGAGGCCGAAGCCGCGCTCGAGTCCCTTGAGGATCTGGAGGAACTGATAGCTGAGGCCCTCGACGACGGCGCGGGTCATGTCGCCCTTGGACACGATGTTGCGGAGGCCGACGAAGGCGCCGGCCGACGAGGCGTCCACGATGGGGAAGCTGCTGCCGGACATGTGGGGGAGGAACATGACGCCGTGGGCGCCTGGCGGCGCGGCGGCGGCTGCGGCCATCAGGTAATCCCAGTCCACGCCGCCCTCGGCTTCGGCCTTGCGTTTCTCGTCGGAGCCGAACTGGTCGCGGAACCACTCGAGCATTTCGGCGGCCACGGCCGAGCCCATCACCGCCCACATGTCGCGGGCCACGTGCGAGTCCACCCACGTGCCCATCGCGGCCGCCTCGGGCGTGAGCACGGGCGCGGGGATGGCGGCGACGATGATGTCCCAGGTGCCGAGCACGGAGAGCACGACGCCGGGCTTGAAGGCCCCCGCGGGCAGGGCTCCGCACAGGAAGTCGTGGCCGCCCAGCACCACGGGGGTGCCCCTCGGCAGCCCCGTGGCCTCCGCCGCCCTCGCGTGCACCTGGCCGAGAACCGTGCCGCTCGGGCGCGGCTCGGCGAGCAGGCCGCGGTCAATGCCCGAGACCTCCAGCAGCTCGTCCGAGTAGGTGCGCGTGCGCTGGTCGAGGAGCAGGGTGTTCGAGGCCATCGAGTAGTCGGTGGCGAACTCGCCGCAGAGCATGAAGTTCACGAAGTCCTCGATGAGCAGCCATTTGTAGGTTCTCTTGAGGATTTCGGGCTCGTGCTCGCGCATCCAGAGGATGCGGAGGGCCGAGTTGATGGCCCACACGGGGTTGCCGCTGATGGCGAACTGCCGCTGGGCGCCCACGTGCTCGAGCCACCAGTCCTGCTGCGGCTTCGTGCGGGCGCAGTGCCAACTGATGAAGGGGTAGAGCCAGCGGCCGTCCTTTGTCATCGGCACGCCGTCCATGCCCATGCCGGTGACGGCCACGGCGCGGATGGCGGAGGGGTCGGGCAGTTGGCCGATGGCCTCGCGCAGGGCGTCGCAGGTGCCGCCCCAGATTTGCTCGGGCCTCCAGATGGCCCAGTCGGGGTGCGCGGGGTCGGGGTTGACGCGCTCGGTCGGGCGGCTGGCCTTGGCCACCGCGTTGCCCTGGAGATCGTAGACCACGGCCTTGAGGCTGGTGGAGCCGAGGTCAATGCCCACAAGGTAGTCCATGCGTCCTGCTCCTCCTGCCGCAGCCTGCGCGTCGGCTGCGTGATACGCGCTGCGTGATGCGTGAGAAGAGAAGGCACATGCGTTCGGCTCCCGCCTTCTTACGAATCACGTATCACGCCTCACGAGAACGCCTCAATCGCGCCCGAATCCTTCCAGCCTTCCAACTGAAGGGGATAGGCTCCGTACATGTGGATCGCGTTCCACATGGCCAGATAGTTGCCGGGCTTGACGGCGGAGTGGATGCTGTTGGACGACGAGACGATGAGCCCGCCGCCCGGCCCCGCCGCGCGGATGACGGCGAGGGTCTCCTCGACCACCTGCTTCTCGGTGCCGAAGGAGAGCGTCTGCGCGCAGTTCACGTTGCCCTTGAGCGCGATGCGGCCGCCGTACCGCCGCTTGAACTCCGCCATGTCCAGCCCGCCCAGGGGGTCAATCGGGTCCAGGCAGTCAATGCCCGAGTCCAGGATCATGTCGAGGATGGGGCGGATGTCGCCGTCGCTGTGCTTGATGACGGGCAGGCCCAGCTCATTGAAGGTGCCCATGACCCGCCGGAGGCCGGGGTAGAGGAACTCGCGGAACATGGCGGGCGACACGAAGGGGCCGCTCGCCGACGCATAGTCGTCGCCCGTGAACACGAAGTCCACGCCCCGCTTCGCCACCTCGCGCGCCATGGCGATGTTGGCGTTCACCGAGATTTCGACGAGGCCGTGGACCAGCTCGGGCTCGGCCGCGAAGGCCATCATCAGCGTGTCGAAGCCCGCGAGGTAGCGGGGGATGGAGAAGACGTCGTTGAGGTGCACGCCCACGGCGAGGCGGCCCT is part of the Planctomycetota bacterium genome and harbors:
- a CDS encoding L-rhamnose/proton symporter RhaT, which codes for MEIWLGFLFLFLGAACGGSFGLPSKFVRKDTPWEVLWGPFFFFVTVLLPVVVGPAVVEDFFGVYGNVAMAKLLPVLIFGFLWGLGSMTLGLSFAFIGLSLAYALNYGAQIVTGSLLPMALFNPKDMATEHGAVILAGVGVCVVGVIVAARAAMLKEASAKAAATPDETAGAQRPRMLIGVLVGVVSGVLCACWAVASGYAGPVAKAAEAAGNKGVAVAWAVTCLILWGGVLSACGYCACKLTKNKTWGHLFQPGVGRTLCLAFAMALLHDAAVFFFALGWGRLGSLGVPVGYPAFMSFAIIIGNLHGFRTGEWKGASKRSV
- a CDS encoding radical SAM protein, encoding MRPVLLVNPNLMRPPVTPVGLDHIGQHLRDAGFDVELLDLAFAPSPEAAIDATLRRREWLLVAVSVRNVDDSFAASRDFCLARTRALIGRIRAATDAPIVLGGVGFSIFPHAALAFCEADYAIRGEGEEPLRRLAHGLAHGAPVDDVPGLLARRNGRVACDNPPFRHDLAAMPVWRRDVVDNPRYLAEGGQVGFETKRGCPRACTYCADPVAKGTRLVARTPAQVADELESLVRQQGVDVFHTCDAEFNVPRDHALAVCAEMARRGLGCRIRWYAYAVPDGFDDELAAAMARAGCAGVDFTADHTDARMLATLGRTHTLDDLRRAAAACHRHAIPFMFDLLLGGPGETRDTLRACIEALKEMNPSRVGTSLGVRLYPGTPLARWLGRGDDEEGLLRPAYYLEPALGPDAHDYVRRLIAGDERFLFPSGGESAANYNYNDNSTLSAAIRAGARGAFWDILRRMTEER
- a CDS encoding FGGY family carbohydrate kinase, whose product is MDYLVGIDLGSTSLKAVVYDLQGNAVAKASRPTERVNPDPAHPDWAIWRPEQIWGGTCDALREAIGQLPDPSAIRAVAVTGMGMDGVPMTKDGRWLYPFISWHCARTKPQQDWWLEHVGAQRQFAISGNPVWAINSALRILWMREHEPEILKRTYKWLLIEDFVNFMLCGEFATDYSMASNTLLLDQRTRTYSDELLEVSGIDRGLLAEPRPSGTVLGQVHARAAEATGLPRGTPVVLGGHDFLCGALPAGAFKPGVVLSVLGTWDIIVAAIPAPVLTPEAAAMGTWVDSHVARDMWAVMGSAVAAEMLEWFRDQFGSDEKRKAEAEGGVDWDYLMAAAAAAPPGAHGVMFLPHMSGSSFPIVDASSAGAFVGLRNIVSKGDMTRAVVEGLSYQFLQILKGLERGFGLKAESLVAVGGGTKNRFAMQNKADVAGKPIETPELEEATPLGAAILAGIGVGLYRDEQDAYDHVARPGRVYEPNAALTAQYAEWYATFEQLYPALKGIHARLRKLG
- a CDS encoding glycerol dehydrogenase; amino-acid sequence: MKSVLIAPRKYVQGRNVLAEAGRYIGLVGKKPLVLWDPRVKAAVGETVLQSLKDARLEVVDVEFRGETTKAEAARVLAIAREKGADVSVGIGGGKTLDTAKAVAVQGKLGMITCPTIASNDSPTSAATVWYSEKGDFMGFDCWPFNPDIVMVDTQVIANAPVRALVAGMGDALSTWVETQAAMRTRKVLNLGGGTPTLAAVALARLCYDTLLEFGVEARRAAELHVVTPAVEKVIETNVLHSGLGFESGGLATAHMIGNLLTGYPECRALGMMHGEKVAFGVASQLCMDPDVRTEDLYTIVDWCIAVGLPVTLGDLGLAGAARERFKLIGDACAGPGSLCASHAFEVTSEGVVDAMFAADALGQERKKKLGA
- a CDS encoding VCBS repeat-containing protein, which encodes MRLQAVFVLALWFCGAVAGEGPPEAKGATESPIKFVLHRIGNVRTEACGVADFNGDGKLDIVAGPFLYLAPDFKPLKVRSVRGTVDDKGKGYADDFMNLPLDVDGDGKPDVVSCGWFSTSVTWSRNTLGAAGEWPEEVADKAGNFECGDLADVDGDGKAHEILAHTQPTVWYEVGILASGKRGLVKHVISPKPMNFGAGVGDINGDKRPDVLRPDAWFEAPADPRKGQWTEHPWALGARDGKADHTPQILVHDVNGDGLNDVVTSNAHKHGIFWYQQVKEGAAVSWKQHVIDDTWSQPHSLALADLDGDGDLDLVTGKRFMAHNGGDPDEFGPLGVYWYEFRPGPSPTWAKHVLSYNEGVGSGMEIHAVDLDGDGDLDVVVTGKWGGPAWFENKRKP
- a CDS encoding uroporphyrinogen decarboxylase family protein; translation: MTSAERVLAVLRRQEPDRIPHFEWIIDRRVRDALCPGATMEEFTVRMGLDAILTAPDFKKERLGPGLARSEWGMVMKDSGEEHGVAVEHPVQTLDALRRYRPPDPHAPGRYASIERMVARYKGRLAVGVHLNDVFSIPRYLAGFDTLMMAFAAEPELVHGLVEISVNANIAMAREVAKRGVDFVFTGDDYASASGPFVSPAMFREFLYPGLRRVMGTFNELGLPVIKHSDGDIRPILDMILDSGIDCLDPIDPLGGLDMAEFKRRYGGRIALKGNVNCAQTLSFGTEKQVVEETLAVIRAAGPGGGLIVSSSNSIHSAVKPGNYLAMWNAIHMYGAYPLQLEGWKDSGAIEAFS